One Gelria sp. Kuro-4 DNA segment encodes these proteins:
- a CDS encoding uracil-DNA glycosylase family protein yields MEKEELVQLSLLGEPEPPAPPSPPRPPWETAGTLEELERLVGACRRCRLRAGCRRVVFGEGNPQAALMLVGEGPGQAEDEQGRPFVGAAGQLLNNILAAAGIERSEVFIGNVVKCRPPGNRLPLPDEVKACRPYLEAQLRLIRPRIVVCLGALAAQTLIDPAVRITRERGRWVEKDGLLIMPTFHPAALLRDPSKKRPVWQDFQAVLERYRGKEVTPDKTPGL; encoded by the coding sequence GTGGAAAAGGAAGAATTAGTGCAGCTCAGTCTACTTGGGGAGCCCGAGCCGCCGGCCCCGCCGTCGCCGCCGCGCCCGCCCTGGGAGACAGCCGGCACATTGGAAGAACTCGAGCGCCTGGTGGGCGCCTGCCGGCGCTGCCGCCTGCGCGCCGGCTGCCGGCGGGTCGTCTTTGGCGAGGGTAACCCGCAGGCCGCGCTGATGCTGGTGGGGGAAGGGCCCGGCCAGGCGGAGGATGAGCAGGGCCGGCCCTTTGTCGGCGCCGCAGGTCAGTTGCTGAATAACATCCTTGCGGCGGCTGGAATTGAGCGCTCTGAAGTTTTTATCGGCAATGTGGTGAAATGCCGGCCGCCGGGGAACCGCCTGCCGCTGCCCGATGAGGTGAAGGCCTGCCGGCCGTACCTGGAGGCGCAGCTCAGGCTTATTCGACCGCGCATTGTGGTGTGCTTGGGGGCGCTGGCGGCGCAGACCCTTATCGACCCGGCGGTGCGCATCACGCGGGAGCGAGGCAGATGGGTGGAAAAGGACGGACTGCTTATTATGCCTACCTTCCACCCGGCCGCGCTGTTGCGCGACCCCAGTAAGAAACGGCCGGTGTGGCAGGACTTCCAAGCGGTGCTGGAGCGGTACCGGGGAAAAGAGGTGACGCCGGATAAGACCCCTGGGCTCTAA
- a CDS encoding nitrogen regulation protein NR(II): MIKGNTDSTECQLSTDREERTENLLGWEELAAGVAHELKNPLAAMRGFLQLLAGRVADDETNKNYVEVVLHELARLEHLVEDFLCLGRSTSVRLERRDLAEVIREVVAMASAQAERQRVSIAFTAKECPLVFADRYLIKQVLWNLISNALAAMPQGGRLSLCLAPAQDGWVKVTCRDTGEGIPPAVVTHIFEPYFTTKEDGTGLGLTISQRIVALHGGKLEVDTRPGQGTVFRVWLPVERLS, from the coding sequence GTGATCAAAGGGAACACGGATAGTACAGAGTGCCAGCTCTCTACGGACAGGGAAGAGAGAACAGAGAACCTTCTCGGTTGGGAGGAACTGGCCGCCGGTGTCGCCCACGAGCTGAAGAACCCGCTTGCGGCGATGCGCGGCTTTTTACAACTTTTAGCGGGGCGCGTAGCAGATGATGAAACAAACAAAAACTATGTTGAGGTGGTGTTACATGAACTGGCGCGCCTGGAGCACCTGGTGGAGGATTTTCTCTGCCTGGGGCGCAGTACGTCGGTGCGCCTGGAGCGCCGGGACCTGGCCGAGGTGATACGGGAAGTGGTCGCCATGGCGAGTGCCCAGGCCGAGCGCCAGCGGGTAAGTATCGCCTTCACCGCCAAGGAGTGCCCCTTGGTCTTTGCCGACCGTTACCTCATCAAACAGGTTCTTTGGAATCTCATCAGCAACGCCCTGGCGGCCATGCCGCAGGGCGGGAGACTCTCTTTATGCCTGGCCCCGGCACAGGACGGCTGGGTTAAGGTTACCTGCCGCGATACGGGCGAAGGCATACCGCCGGCGGTGGTGACCCATATCTTTGAACCCTATTTTACGACCAAGGAAGATGGAACAGGACTGGGCCTGACCATCAGCCAGCGCATTGTGGCGCTGCACGGGGGTAAACTGGAGGTTGACACAAGGCCGGGGCAAGGTACCGTATTCAGGGTGTGGCTGCCGGTGGAGCGGCTAAGTTAA
- a CDS encoding arginine--tRNA ligase: MEANSYHFYELERVVKGTLRQGLKEIYDLNLAEDEIALETPPQPEFGDLSTPLPLRLAKALRRPPLEIAGQLRDYLASQELPHLKEFTVTAPGYVNLWLDMPNLTRSVFDEITVDKEKYGEVKAGKGKKVVIEHTNINPNKAAHIGHLRNACLGDTIARLKRRAGYEVEVQNYIDDTGVAVADIVVGLEQFKREPAENERFDYFCWDLYTEVNQKYEEDPSLKERQREVLRLIEEGNNPTAELAQDVARRIVECHLSTMWRLGIYYNLLTWESNIIHLGFWRHAFELLKEKGHLVHEEEGENAGCWVVKLGDVPEFQNLENPDKVLVRSNGTATYTAKDIAYQLWKFGVLGKDFFYDRYCLQPNGTVLWTSSSEGTKMERFGRAQQVINVIDLRQKYLQDVLRFSLIKLGFEEQGKNSIHFGYEVVALSPATARELGVTVEEDEKGMYAMSGRKGIGVKADDLVERVIEQATAEVAKRHPEMSPEEHRKLGQDIAVGAVRYYMVRFNIANVLVFDFNEALSLQGNTGPYLQYAYARAANILGRVDRGVLDDIDLRTVSVPSDLTAEEKNLIRAIAELPVATERAAENLQPAAFADYTYNLATTFMNFYETSPVLTAAPARMRFRVALVMSFKQAMANALATLGIPALPRM; the protein is encoded by the coding sequence ATGGAGGCCAATTCCTACCATTTTTATGAGCTGGAAAGGGTGGTGAAGGGGACCTTACGCCAGGGGCTCAAGGAGATCTACGATCTTAATCTGGCGGAAGACGAGATTGCCTTGGAGACTCCACCCCAGCCCGAGTTTGGGGATCTCTCCACTCCGCTGCCCCTGCGTTTGGCCAAGGCGCTCCGCCGGCCTCCTCTTGAGATCGCCGGGCAGCTGCGCGACTATCTGGCGTCCCAGGAGCTACCGCACCTCAAGGAGTTTACCGTTACCGCTCCCGGTTATGTCAACCTGTGGCTCGACATGCCGAACCTGACCCGCTCCGTTTTCGATGAAATTACGGTGGACAAGGAAAAGTACGGTGAGGTTAAGGCGGGGAAAGGGAAGAAGGTCGTCATCGAGCATACCAATATCAATCCGAACAAAGCGGCCCACATCGGCCACCTGCGCAACGCCTGCCTGGGTGACACCATCGCCCGCCTGAAACGCCGGGCAGGGTACGAGGTTGAGGTACAAAACTACATCGACGACACCGGCGTAGCCGTGGCCGACATCGTGGTGGGCCTGGAACAGTTCAAGCGCGAGCCGGCGGAAAACGAGCGCTTCGACTACTTCTGTTGGGACCTTTACACCGAGGTCAACCAGAAATACGAAGAAGATCCCAGCCTCAAGGAGAGGCAGCGCGAGGTGCTGCGCCTGATCGAAGAGGGCAACAATCCTACGGCGGAGCTGGCACAGGACGTGGCCCGGCGCATTGTCGAGTGCCACCTGTCCACCATGTGGCGGCTCGGAATCTATTACAACCTGCTCACCTGGGAGAGCAACATCATCCATCTGGGGTTCTGGCGCCACGCCTTTGAGCTTCTCAAGGAAAAAGGGCACCTGGTGCATGAGGAAGAAGGCGAAAACGCCGGCTGCTGGGTGGTAAAGCTGGGCGATGTGCCGGAGTTTCAGAACCTGGAGAACCCGGACAAGGTGCTGGTGCGCTCCAACGGCACCGCCACCTACACCGCCAAGGACATTGCCTACCAGCTGTGGAAGTTTGGGGTTTTGGGAAAGGACTTCTTTTACGACCGCTACTGCCTGCAGCCCAACGGCACCGTGCTCTGGACCTCGAGCAGCGAAGGTACCAAGATGGAGCGCTTTGGACGCGCCCAGCAGGTGATCAACGTCATCGACCTGAGGCAGAAGTACCTGCAGGACGTGCTGCGCTTCTCCCTCATTAAACTGGGATTCGAGGAGCAGGGGAAAAACTCCATCCACTTCGGCTACGAGGTGGTGGCGCTTTCCCCGGCCACGGCGCGGGAACTGGGCGTCACGGTCGAAGAAGACGAAAAGGGCATGTATGCCATGTCAGGCCGCAAAGGCATCGGCGTCAAGGCGGACGACCTGGTGGAACGGGTGATCGAGCAGGCCACGGCGGAGGTGGCCAAGCGCCACCCGGAGATGTCGCCGGAGGAGCACCGGAAGCTGGGACAGGACATTGCCGTGGGCGCCGTGCGCTACTACATGGTGCGCTTCAACATCGCCAACGTGCTGGTGTTTGATTTCAACGAAGCCTTGAGCCTGCAGGGCAATACGGGACCCTACCTGCAGTATGCCTATGCGCGGGCGGCCAATATCCTGGGGCGGGTGGACCGGGGAGTCTTGGACGACATCGATTTACGGACGGTTTCCGTCCCCTCCGACCTGACGGCGGAAGAGAAGAACCTCATTCGCGCCATAGCCGAGCTGCCGGTGGCCACGGAACGGGCGGCCGAGAACCTGCAGCCGGCGGCCTTTGCGGACTACACCTACAACCTGGCTACCACGTTTATGAACTTCTATGAAACCTCACCCGTGCTTACAGCGGCGCCGGCGCGCATGCGCTTCCGGGTGGCGCTGGTAATGAGCTTCAAGCAGGCCATGGCCAACGCCCTGGCTACCCTGGGCATTCCAGCCCTGCCGCGGATGTAA
- a CDS encoding DUF342 domain-containing protein produces the protein MAEAMRDGSVGVFQGRIKVTDPAGGGRPAVLVPGPGTRVVVNGTEITAPTEVRTSDSIQVETLTEAGSVAVKVEIAPDGLTATAHCELVPGRRYALLDCAARQQLKLATRAEEVLPALTVEDVQQALTAKGVFVGVDQEAVAALVADPGGVPRVVARGTPPEPGQDAWIELKFHEKKGPPVPDADVQKVDWRELSYIPTVEAGEELAVKHPLVLGRPGQSVTGQELEPPVPKDIELTAGEGCEVIDGLRAVATRSGRPAATRGRIDVLPILVQEDGVNLKSGNIKFSGDVVVKGNVEDTMSVQAGGNIEVFGNATHVSLSAGGQIRVRQNLIGGVARAGGVGVVHLRQEENWEALAKGLEECATALTQIARHPEFGPAAAQQGWGRVLQRLLDTKYRFLPERVRDLSAAYREVGGILAGDVEKALEQLRSRLCGRGALAVTGVGEVWGLVRLTRGLVAGFAEQRGEGLSFEARYVQGARVEASGDIIISGQGCYQAYLFAGRSVRVRGKPGVVRGGVVQARERISANEAGSAAGSPTLLKVEARGVIEVGTVHPNVTLQVGTARHKFDVSDGGISAHLDKEGKLVLH, from the coding sequence GTGGCGGAGGCGATGCGTGACGGTAGCGTGGGCGTTTTTCAAGGGCGGATAAAGGTAACGGACCCGGCGGGCGGTGGGCGCCCGGCCGTACTGGTGCCCGGCCCGGGCACCAGGGTGGTGGTCAATGGGACAGAGATCACTGCACCGACGGAAGTGCGAACGAGTGACAGCATCCAGGTGGAGACCTTGACGGAAGCAGGGTCTGTGGCGGTAAAGGTGGAGATTGCGCCCGACGGGCTTACCGCCACCGCGCACTGCGAGCTGGTGCCTGGACGCCGCTATGCACTCCTTGATTGTGCGGCGCGCCAGCAGCTTAAGCTGGCGACGCGGGCCGAGGAGGTTCTCCCTGCCCTTACGGTGGAGGATGTACAGCAGGCACTGACTGCCAAGGGCGTGTTCGTTGGCGTAGACCAGGAGGCGGTTGCCGCCCTGGTGGCCGACCCGGGCGGGGTGCCTCGGGTGGTGGCGCGCGGTACGCCGCCGGAACCGGGGCAGGATGCCTGGATCGAGCTTAAGTTTCATGAGAAAAAGGGGCCGCCGGTGCCGGATGCCGATGTGCAAAAGGTGGACTGGCGGGAGCTCAGCTACATTCCCACGGTGGAAGCAGGAGAAGAGCTGGCGGTAAAACACCCGCTGGTGCTCGGGCGGCCGGGGCAGTCGGTGACCGGCCAGGAACTGGAGCCGCCCGTGCCGAAGGATATCGAACTTACGGCCGGCGAGGGCTGCGAGGTGATCGACGGCCTGAGGGCTGTTGCCACGCGCAGCGGGCGCCCGGCGGCTACGCGCGGCCGGATTGATGTCCTCCCCATCCTGGTACAAGAGGACGGGGTCAATCTGAAAAGCGGCAACATTAAGTTCAGCGGCGACGTAGTGGTGAAGGGCAACGTGGAGGACACCATGTCCGTGCAGGCCGGCGGCAACATTGAGGTCTTCGGCAATGCCACCCACGTAAGCCTGAGCGCCGGCGGGCAGATCCGCGTGCGGCAAAACCTCATCGGCGGCGTCGCCCGGGCCGGCGGCGTGGGCGTGGTGCACCTGCGGCAGGAAGAAAACTGGGAGGCGCTGGCCAAGGGTCTGGAGGAGTGCGCCACGGCGCTCACCCAGATCGCCCGGCACCCGGAGTTCGGACCGGCTGCGGCGCAGCAGGGATGGGGGCGCGTATTACAGCGTCTCCTCGACACCAAGTATCGCTTCCTGCCCGAGCGCGTGCGCGACCTGTCGGCTGCCTACCGTGAGGTCGGGGGGATTCTCGCCGGCGACGTGGAAAAGGCCCTGGAGCAGCTGCGCTCGCGCCTCTGCGGCCGGGGCGCGCTGGCCGTGACGGGCGTCGGCGAGGTTTGGGGTCTGGTCCGCCTTACCCGGGGGCTGGTGGCCGGCTTTGCCGAGCAGCGCGGGGAAGGCCTTTCCTTTGAGGCCCGCTATGTACAGGGAGCGCGGGTGGAAGCCAGCGGCGACATCATCATAAGCGGCCAGGGCTGCTACCAGGCCTATCTTTTTGCCGGCCGCAGCGTGCGCGTGCGCGGCAAGCCGGGGGTGGTGCGCGGCGGGGTGGTACAGGCGCGCGAGCGCATCAGTGCAAATGAGGCCGGCTCGGCGGCAGGCAGCCCTACGCTGCTCAAGGTGGAAGCGCGCGGCGTCATTGAGGTGGGGACCGTGCATCCCAATGTTACCCTGCAGGTGGGAACCGCCCGCCACAAGTTCGATGTGAGCGACGGCGGGATCAGCGCCCACCTGGACAAAGAAGGTAAGCTCGTTTTGCACTGA
- a CDS encoding ComF family protein, protein MKKGEGSAPGRTGLAPLGRALLDLLFPPPTTCAGCGAALARGETLLCHRCRAEIALVSEPCCARCGRPLTHSGLCARCRQEERAFARAWGAALYRGPLRACLHRFKYGRETRLAPFLGALVLARLEAARGVPDAPLVVPVPLDAARLRERGFNQAELLARRVARAKGWPLAPGLLRRTRATRPQSDLTAAEREANVAGAFAATAGAYGKEILLVDDIYTTGATVEAASRALRAAGARAVYVATVAVASSHPRPHKK, encoded by the coding sequence ATGAAAAAGGGCGAAGGTTCAGCCCCGGGCCGGACCGGCCTGGCGCCTCTTGGCCGGGCGCTCCTCGATCTCCTTTTCCCGCCGCCTACCACCTGCGCCGGCTGCGGTGCCGCGCTGGCCCGGGGGGAAACCCTGCTTTGCCACCGCTGCCGCGCGGAAATAGCGCTGGTATCTGAGCCGTGCTGTGCACGCTGTGGCCGGCCGCTTACCCACAGCGGGCTCTGCGCGCGCTGCCGGCAGGAGGAACGCGCCTTCGCGCGTGCCTGGGGGGCGGCCCTGTACCGCGGCCCGCTGCGGGCCTGCCTGCACCGCTTTAAGTACGGGCGTGAGACGCGCCTGGCTCCCTTTCTCGGGGCACTGGTGCTGGCGCGGCTGGAAGCGGCGCGCGGGGTGCCGGACGCGCCGCTGGTGGTACCGGTGCCGCTCGATGCCGCGCGGCTCAGGGAGCGGGGCTTCAACCAGGCGGAGCTGTTGGCGCGCCGGGTGGCCCGGGCGAAGGGCTGGCCCCTGGCGCCGGGGCTGCTCCGCAGGACGAGGGCGACGCGCCCGCAGTCCGACCTTACGGCCGCGGAACGCGAGGCGAACGTAGCCGGCGCCTTTGCCGCCACCGCAGGGGCGTATGGTAAAGAAATCCTGTTGGTGGACGATATATATACTACGGGGGCAACAGTGGAAGCGGCAAGCCGGGCCCTTCGCGCTGCCGGTGCCCGGGCGGTTTATGTAGCCACGGTGGCGGTGGCCTCTAGCCACCCGCGGCCGCATAAGAAATAG
- a CDS encoding DUF2922 domain-containing protein: MEKTLSLVFKNAAGRTTTLSLAAPRDDLTDAEVAQVMQTIIQKNIFAGSGGELVAAATARLVSRDVSEFTVA, encoded by the coding sequence GTGGAGAAAACCTTGAGCCTGGTCTTTAAGAACGCAGCCGGGCGCACCACCACCCTGTCCCTGGCCGCACCGCGCGACGATCTCACCGACGCGGAGGTGGCGCAGGTTATGCAGACCATCATCCAAAAGAACATCTTCGCCGGCAGCGGTGGCGAGCTGGTGGCGGCGGCGACGGCCCGGCTGGTAAGCCGCGACGTGAGCGAGTTTACCGTGGCTTAG
- a CDS encoding HD-GYP domain-containing protein, with translation MAKASPVPLVLAIAAVMEIQDQEVHSHCLRVAGYAVATGRRLRLSVKELEYIEQAALLHDVGKVGIPPRILKKPGRLTEKEYEQVKEHPLLGESVVKRVTALAHLAPLVRSHHEWYNGRGYPDGVAGEAIPLGARIISVADAFDAMTTDRPYRRAYTAEASARELTACAGTQFDPRVVEAFLAALAGPNDNPVAGLTRSALKALLEHDSVHLSLRGQVSTSHCFLHFCTW, from the coding sequence TTGGCAAAGGCAAGTCCTGTTCCACTGGTTCTAGCCATCGCTGCGGTAATGGAGATTCAGGATCAGGAGGTTCACTCTCACTGCCTGCGCGTCGCCGGGTACGCGGTAGCGACCGGCAGGCGCCTCCGGCTGAGTGTAAAGGAACTGGAGTACATAGAACAGGCGGCGCTGCTGCACGATGTCGGCAAAGTGGGAATTCCGCCGCGCATACTCAAAAAACCCGGACGCTTGACCGAAAAAGAATATGAACAGGTAAAAGAGCACCCGCTGCTGGGTGAGAGCGTGGTGAAGAGGGTGACGGCGCTGGCGCACCTGGCGCCCTTGGTGCGCAGTCATCATGAGTGGTACAACGGGCGGGGTTACCCGGACGGCGTGGCCGGAGAGGCGATTCCCCTGGGGGCGCGCATCATCAGCGTGGCCGATGCCTTCGACGCCATGACCACCGACCGTCCCTACCGGCGTGCCTATACAGCAGAGGCCTCGGCGCGGGAGCTTACGGCCTGTGCAGGCACGCAGTTCGACCCCCGGGTGGTCGAGGCCTTCCTGGCGGCCCTGGCGGGGCCGAACGACAACCCCGTCGCCGGCCTCACGCGCTCGGCCCTCAAAGCCCTCCTGGAGCACGACAGCGTCCACCTCAGCCTTCGGGGTCAGGTATCAACTTCTCACTGTTTCTTGCATTTTTGCACGTGGTGA
- a CDS encoding diguanylate cyclase, protein MERGNRSLTLYRWFIILLGAAFLALIGSGQGRGSLALFLFFCALAVGTELTRVPSGSVSFSLGSGVVLAALLCQGVPAALGVAAAGQLLADVAERRLSLDSAFNSAQAVLAALAAAVPYHFLGGTPGGSSLAFLLPQAAFVVSYFLANNVLVGVALVLERGTAALAENRLLVGWDFLGTLLSLPTGVFLAQVYQLLGLTPLVVAAIPLLTLSYIWQLYARVRAANEEIVALYTATSSVGTSIDLSTTLNEILTQARRLVRYDGGLVYLVDEETLIPAASEGAVTDLQRHCAVPLGQGLVGRVGVTHHAELASAGAAEKGGAGSGCRLALPLLAGERLVGVLALEREKPPFSPHEVQFLAILGGQAASALENARLYSEVAALARLDPLTGVYNRRALVEALTGELARCRRYGTKLCVLMVDLDNFKAVNDACGHPAGDAVLKRIAACIASSVRSIDVVGRYGGDELAIVLPEAGPLEAYQVAERVRRAVREATQEEPCQVTTSIGIAAYPQQGEEAGELLAAADRAMYYAKRQGGDRALTCAQLPPAAAAGPRDGGSA, encoded by the coding sequence GTGGAGAGAGGAAACCGCAGCCTTACCCTTTATCGCTGGTTTATTATTCTGCTCGGCGCCGCGTTCCTGGCGCTCATCGGCAGCGGCCAGGGCCGAGGGTCCCTGGCGCTCTTTTTGTTTTTTTGCGCCCTGGCGGTGGGGACGGAGCTCACCCGGGTACCGAGCGGCTCGGTTTCGTTCAGCCTGGGTTCCGGTGTGGTGCTGGCCGCGCTCCTTTGCCAAGGGGTGCCGGCCGCTCTAGGGGTGGCGGCGGCCGGGCAGCTTTTGGCTGATGTGGCGGAACGCCGGCTGTCGCTCGACAGCGCCTTCAATTCTGCCCAGGCAGTGCTGGCCGCCCTGGCCGCTGCCGTGCCCTATCACTTTTTGGGCGGGACGCCGGGTGGGAGTTCTCTGGCGTTTCTCTTGCCCCAGGCGGCCTTTGTTGTGAGTTATTTCCTGGCCAACAACGTCCTGGTAGGGGTGGCCCTCGTCCTGGAGCGGGGCACGGCGGCGCTGGCGGAAAACCGGCTCCTGGTGGGTTGGGATTTTCTCGGTACGCTGCTTTCGCTGCCTACCGGAGTGTTCCTGGCGCAGGTATACCAGCTCCTGGGCTTGACGCCCCTGGTAGTGGCGGCCATCCCGCTCCTTACTTTAAGTTACATCTGGCAGCTCTATGCGCGGGTGCGGGCGGCCAACGAAGAGATTGTCGCTCTGTACACCGCCACCAGCAGTGTGGGCACCAGCATCGATCTCAGTACCACCTTAAACGAGATTCTGACCCAGGCCCGGCGCCTGGTGCGCTACGACGGGGGGCTGGTGTACCTGGTGGATGAAGAAACCCTCATCCCGGCAGCCAGCGAAGGAGCGGTAACCGACCTCCAGCGTCACTGCGCGGTGCCCCTGGGGCAGGGGCTGGTGGGGCGGGTGGGCGTAACGCACCACGCGGAGCTGGCGTCCGCCGGCGCGGCAGAGAAAGGTGGGGCGGGCAGCGGCTGCCGGCTGGCCCTGCCGCTCCTCGCCGGCGAGCGGCTGGTGGGCGTGCTGGCGCTGGAGCGTGAGAAACCACCGTTCAGCCCGCACGAGGTGCAGTTCCTGGCCATCCTGGGCGGGCAGGCGGCGAGTGCCTTGGAGAACGCGCGCCTTTACAGCGAGGTGGCGGCGCTGGCCCGCCTGGATCCCCTAACCGGGGTGTACAACCGGCGGGCCCTGGTGGAGGCGCTCACCGGCGAGCTGGCGCGGTGCCGCCGTTACGGCACCAAGCTCTGCGTGCTCATGGTGGACTTGGACAACTTTAAGGCGGTCAACGACGCGTGTGGGCACCCGGCGGGAGACGCCGTGCTCAAGCGCATCGCCGCCTGCATCGCCTCCAGCGTGCGCAGCATCGATGTGGTGGGCAGGTACGGGGGCGATGAGCTGGCCATTGTCCTGCCGGAGGCCGGGCCGCTCGAGGCGTACCAGGTGGCGGAACGGGTGCGGCGGGCAGTGCGGGAAGCCACCCAGGAGGAGCCTTGCCAGGTTACCACCAGCATCGGCATCGCCGCCTACCCGCAGCAGGGAGAAGAGGCGGGGGAGCTCCTGGCGGCGGCAGACCGGGCCATGTACTACGCCAAACGCCAGGGCGGGGACCGCGCGCTCACCTGCGCCCAGCTGCCCCCGGCAGCTGCGGCCGGGCCGCGGGACGGAGGCAGCGCATGA
- a CDS encoding YvrJ family protein, with product MEQTVFSQIANLGFPVVVSIYLLVRMEGKLDELTKSIAELAQTISSLRA from the coding sequence GTGGAGCAGACGGTCTTCAGCCAGATTGCCAACCTGGGCTTTCCGGTGGTGGTGTCCATCTACCTCCTGGTGCGTATGGAAGGCAAGCTGGATGAACTAACCAAAAGCATCGCCGAGCTGGCGCAGACCATCAGTTCGCTGCGGGCGTAG